AAAGTTGTTGTTTTGCCGTGTGTTTTCTAGTCCGGAGTTTATGGGCGGCTGGAGCCGAGTCCAGAGCAGGAGCTGATGGCCAAGCGAAAGCATTTGTGGACTATGGCTCCCGGGCTTCCTGCAGCATGCGTCCTCCTCCTGGTCGCTCCGATTCTGGTTACCCCGGCTGCCTTCGGTCAGGACGATGATTCGGGAGGTGATAGTACTCAGGTGGTCGGCAGCAATGACAACCTGGACTTCGACGATTACCGGGGCAAAGGCTGCGTGGAcgacagtgggtttgtgtacaagtTGGGCGAGCGCTTCTTCCCGGGCCATTCGAACTGCCCGTGCATGTGCACGGAGGACGGGCCAGTGTGTGAACAGCCGGAATGCCCTAAGATTCACCCGAAGTGCAGTAAGGTGGAGCACAACGGTTGTTGCCCTGAATGCAAAGAAGTGAAAAACTTTTGTGAATATCGGGCGAAAAcctacaaagtgctggaagaatttaaggtAGGAATCTTGTCTTTGCAGCTGCACACATCGTTCATCTTCCGGGACAAACTAAACGTGGCTTCGTCTTAAAGTTGGGAGCAAAAGATCAGAACTGGCTGGACacgtatatatatttttaagtaAGATTGTATTTTGGAGGCACTAATTCATTACAAATATATATGCTCTAGTGTTGTTTTAAGAATCTTACAACCAGTCTATAATTATTTCTGggacaagaaaaacataaatataTTCACTTTAATGGCAACTGTATGAAGCACAGGCCGATTAATAATTGTATAAATTATGAAGTCTACTGTTTTCAACATCAGTGTTGCAAATGTATTCTCATTTCTGAATTTCGCTGTATCACAAAGAGGAAACCTGGCAGATTTATCGATTCCCTTAAAGCTCAACCACAACATTACACAAACTAGACACGCAATGAATCAGCTTCTTTGGGCAGAATAATAAAGAAACAGATTAATTTCAATTGCAGCCACTGCAGCCACATCAACACCACCCTTTCTGACCAATCCCGCGCACTTCGCTAAATTATTTGCTATCATTGTGTTTCCGCtgtaaacctgattccgatctCGCTGTTTAAGCTGGGGTGGGACTGTAAGTCGCGCTAACGCTAAATGCCTCTTTGAGTAATGACGGGAGACAGCTTTGCCAGGGAAAGCTTGGTGCCTGGACGACTCAGTAAAATCTCTGTGGTTATTTCAGCCGTCTCCCTGTGAGTGGTGCCGATGTGAAGCCAGCAGTGAAGTGCATTGTGTGGTAGCTGATTGTGCGGTCCCTGAGTGCGTCAACCCGGTCTACGAACCCGAGCAATGTTGTCCGGTGTGCAAAAACGGTAAGGAGCTGCTAATCACGCGGATTGTTTTCTGCGCCAAATGGCTACTGTTTTACCTTTGACGTTGTAAGTTGATTTTTCCTGTTGAAAGCGTGTCAGTCTAATGAAATTCAACTAAACAGTTAGAATTAGGAGTAGTATAGATGAGAACTTGATGGAAGGCACTGTTTTGGTGGGCCCAAGAGACAATGTGTG
The Hemitrygon akajei chromosome 5, sHemAka1.3, whole genome shotgun sequence DNA segment above includes these coding regions:
- the vwc2l gene encoding von Willebrand factor C domain-containing protein 2-like, whose amino-acid sequence is MAKRKHLWTMAPGLPAACVLLLVAPILVTPAAFGQDDDSGGDSTQVVGSNDNLDFDDYRGKGCVDDSGFVYKLGERFFPGHSNCPCMCTEDGPVCEQPECPKIHPKCSKVEHNGCCPECKEVKNFCEYRAKTYKVLEEFKPSPCEWCRCEASSEVHCVVADCAVPECVNPVYEPEQCCPVCKNGPNCFAGSTIIPAGKEVKVDDCTICQCSQNGDWWKTERQATCVKRECERL